In Saccharothrix violaceirubra, the following are encoded in one genomic region:
- a CDS encoding TIGR01777 family oxidoreductase, with protein sequence MRVVVAGSSGFIGTSLVAALRGAGHEVVRLVRRPAQAPDERTWDPPAGRLDVDALTGADAIVNLCGAGIADKRWDQARKQVLLDSRTVPTEVLAGAAVEHGVPLLVNSSAVGFYGDTGEEVVDETSPSGTGFLAELVRRWEAATEGPQRVVKLRTGLVLGESGGLFGKLRPLFSAGLGGKLGSGHQYMPWVSLDDVLAATVFAIEHPEISGPVNVTGPSPVTNSEFTRTVGHVLRRPTPWIVPGFALKLVLGEFAEEGVLIGQRAIPRALERAGFRFRHPSLGTAVAAAVGR encoded by the coding sequence ATGCGCGTTGTGGTCGCCGGTTCGTCCGGTTTCATCGGCACCAGCCTGGTCGCCGCGCTGCGCGGCGCCGGCCACGAGGTCGTGCGGCTCGTGCGGCGGCCGGCACAGGCACCCGACGAGCGGACGTGGGACCCACCCGCGGGCAGGCTCGACGTCGACGCGTTGACCGGCGCGGACGCGATCGTGAACCTGTGCGGCGCGGGCATCGCGGACAAGCGGTGGGACCAGGCGCGCAAGCAGGTGCTGCTGGACAGCCGCACGGTGCCCACGGAGGTACTCGCCGGTGCCGCGGTCGAGCACGGGGTGCCGCTGCTGGTCAATTCGAGCGCGGTCGGCTTCTACGGCGACACCGGCGAGGAGGTCGTCGACGAGACGTCGCCGTCGGGCACCGGGTTCCTGGCCGAGCTGGTCCGCCGCTGGGAGGCGGCGACGGAGGGCCCGCAGCGGGTCGTGAAGCTGCGCACGGGCCTGGTGCTGGGCGAGTCCGGCGGGCTGTTCGGCAAGTTGAGGCCGCTGTTCTCGGCCGGTCTGGGCGGCAAACTCGGCTCCGGCCACCAGTACATGCCGTGGGTGTCGCTGGACGACGTGCTCGCGGCGACCGTGTTCGCGATCGAGCACCCCGAGATCTCGGGACCGGTGAACGTGACCGGTCCGTCGCCCGTGACGAACTCCGAGTTCACCCGCACGGTCGGGCACGTGCTGCGGCGGCCGACGCCGTGGATCGTGCCGGGGTTCGCGCTCAAGCTCGTGCTCGGCGAGTTCGCCGAGGAGGGCGTGCTGATCGGGCAGCGCGCGATCCCCCGTGCGCTGGAACGGGCCGGGTTCCGGTTCCGGCACCCCTCGTTGGGCACCGCGGTGGCGGCGGCCGTCGGCCGATGA
- a CDS encoding phosphatase PAP2 family protein — protein MIALGVLFVLASVGLGVLVRHDVPVLDRDLHEVALTLGPAVTRTAEVISLVLSPGLATITLVALGSRALLARDSLLVRASVLFGLCWTTVLARDLYRRIRPIEYDLYSYPSGHVTAVATMGFVGVLLTAHLARDHVRTAIVLAVTAIVLTAASRVVVQYHWFTDTVGAVLGVMGVGLLGAHALRLTPVGVGSRSEQS, from the coding sequence ATGATCGCCCTCGGCGTCCTGTTCGTGCTCGCCTCGGTCGGGCTCGGCGTGCTGGTGCGCCACGACGTGCCCGTGCTGGACCGCGATCTGCACGAGGTGGCCCTGACCCTGGGTCCCGCGGTCACGCGGACCGCCGAGGTGATCAGCCTCGTGCTCAGCCCGGGGCTGGCCACGATCACGTTGGTGGCGTTGGGATCGCGGGCGCTGCTGGCGCGGGACTCGCTGCTGGTGCGCGCGTCCGTCCTGTTCGGACTGTGCTGGACGACCGTGCTCGCGCGGGACCTGTACCGGCGCATCAGGCCGATCGAGTACGACCTCTACAGCTATCCGAGCGGGCACGTGACGGCCGTGGCCACGATGGGGTTCGTGGGCGTGCTGCTGACCGCGCACCTGGCCCGCGACCACGTGCGCACCGCGATCGTCCTGGCCGTCACGGCGATCGTGCTCACGGCCGCGAGCCGGGTCGTCGTGCAGTACCACTGGTTCACCGACACGGTCGGCGCGGTGCTCGGCGTCATGGGGGTGGGGCTGCTCGGCGCCCACGCCCTTCGGCTGACGCCCGTGGGCGTAGGGTCGAGGAGTGAGCAGTCCTGA
- the lipB gene encoding lipoyl(octanoyl) transferase LipB has product MSSPDLSCRTSRDPFDVRELGTIDYLAAWDLQKGIAEARAEGTGGDTLLLLEHPPVYTCGRRTEPEERPVGGDVPVIDVDRGGKITWHGPGQLVGYPIIGLSEPLDVVDYVRRLEQALIHVCDQLGLHTGRIKGRSGVWFPADERAGERKVAAIGIRVQRGVTMHGFEINCNASLDAFGDIIPCGIRDAGVASLSEELGRDVTVAEVLPLAREAVIAALDGTLPLTDRTLERQQPVAPGVTFAVRTG; this is encoded by the coding sequence GTGAGCAGTCCTGATTTGTCCTGCCGCACGTCGCGCGACCCGTTCGACGTGCGTGAACTGGGCACCATCGACTACCTGGCCGCGTGGGACCTCCAGAAGGGGATCGCCGAGGCGCGGGCCGAGGGGACCGGCGGCGACACCCTCCTGCTGCTGGAGCACCCGCCCGTCTACACCTGCGGTCGGCGGACCGAGCCCGAGGAGCGGCCGGTCGGCGGCGACGTGCCGGTCATCGACGTCGACCGCGGCGGCAAGATCACCTGGCACGGTCCGGGCCAGCTCGTCGGCTACCCGATCATCGGGCTGTCCGAGCCGTTGGACGTCGTCGACTACGTGCGGCGGCTGGAACAGGCCCTGATCCACGTGTGCGACCAGCTCGGTCTGCACACCGGTCGGATCAAGGGGCGCAGCGGCGTGTGGTTCCCGGCCGACGAGCGCGCGGGCGAGCGCAAGGTGGCCGCGATCGGCATCCGCGTGCAGCGCGGCGTGACCATGCACGGGTTCGAGATCAACTGCAACGCGTCGCTGGACGCGTTCGGCGACATCATCCCGTGCGGCATCCGGGACGCGGGCGTGGCGTCGCTGTCGGAGGAACTCGGCCGGGACGTGACGGTGGCCGAGGTGCTGCCGCTGGCCCGGGAGGCGGTGATCGCGGCCCTGGACGGGACGCTGCCGTTGACCGACCGCACGCTGGAGCGTCAACAACCGGTCGCCCCAGGGGTCACGTTCGCGGTGCGCACGGGCTGA
- a CDS encoding serine hydrolase translates to MPLTRRSLFTAGAVAGGTLLLPVPRASAEPRFDGWPDWLGAHRDDVALVVDDGRGGRISHRPHAPQPLAAAAMIEHLAAYREVRPEGRVTVGDWERYLPGQDHGAALAHLGITSGNGVTADDPHALVTLDDLAGVMIRFGDTAAADLLRDRLGRPGLPSFLTERLRLVLRRPVSAQEYLADPRLQLEVIGRSPDVPGYAGRADWARDTWPGTAAAVDRTHRLLAGDALLEAGHAVPPKMAGIGVADIGRLGGALPGIVTLGVTVRWPDGRLGSATLLTRGVDEARYADRGALPDLLTRVLLDAAVLGELRDRLS, encoded by the coding sequence GTGCCGCTGACCCGACGAAGCCTGTTCACCGCCGGTGCGGTCGCGGGCGGCACGCTGCTGCTGCCCGTACCGCGCGCGTCCGCCGAACCCCGCTTCGACGGGTGGCCCGACTGGCTCGGCGCGCATCGCGACGACGTGGCGCTGGTCGTCGACGACGGCCGGGGCGGACGGATCTCGCACCGCCCCCACGCACCCCAGCCGCTGGCCGCCGCGGCGATGATCGAACACCTGGCCGCCTACCGGGAGGTCCGCCCCGAGGGGCGCGTCACGGTCGGCGACTGGGAGCGGTACCTCCCGGGCCAGGACCACGGCGCCGCGCTGGCCCACCTCGGCATCACGTCGGGCAACGGCGTCACCGCCGACGACCCCCACGCCCTCGTCACGCTCGACGACCTGGCGGGCGTGATGATCCGGTTCGGCGACACCGCCGCCGCGGACCTGCTGCGGGACCGGCTGGGCCGACCGGGGTTGCCGTCGTTCCTGACCGAACGGCTGCGATTGGTCCTGCGCCGACCCGTGTCCGCGCAGGAGTACCTCGCCGATCCACGCCTCCAACTGGAGGTGATCGGCCGCTCCCCCGACGTCCCCGGCTACGCCGGTCGGGCGGACTGGGCCCGGGACACGTGGCCGGGCACGGCCGCCGCGGTGGACCGGACCCACCGGCTCCTGGCCGGTGACGCCCTCCTCGAAGCCGGCCACGCGGTGCCGCCCAAAATGGCGGGCATCGGAGTGGCGGACATCGGCAGACTGGGCGGCGCGCTGCCCGGAATCGTCACCCTCGGCGTCACGGTCCGGTGGCCCGACGGCCGGCTCGGCTCGGCCACGCTGCTGACCCGAGGCGTCGACGAGGCCCGGTACGCCGACCGGGGCGCGCTGCCCGACCTGCTGACGCGGGTCCTGCTCGACGCCGCCGTTCTCGGAGAGCTGCGCGATCGTCTCTCGTAG
- a CDS encoding ArsR/SmtB family transcription factor has protein sequence MELERRLAELEQRVAALEGGTTPAEGGGTLGYRGRVTLGGEPVERHVDVTPAHALHLDDRPRLEVLAALAHPVRVDIVRCLLGAGSRPSTALQEAAGLGSTGQLYHHLKALTAAGVVEQDRRGSYRLRPEATVPVLVLLTAAADVAGQLRS, from the coding sequence GTGGAGCTGGAAAGACGTCTTGCCGAACTGGAGCAGCGGGTCGCCGCCCTGGAGGGCGGGACCACACCGGCGGAAGGCGGCGGCACGCTCGGCTACCGGGGCCGGGTCACCCTGGGTGGCGAGCCGGTCGAACGGCACGTCGACGTGACACCGGCCCACGCGCTCCACCTGGACGACCGGCCGCGCCTGGAGGTGCTGGCCGCGTTGGCACACCCCGTGCGGGTCGACATCGTGCGCTGCCTGCTCGGCGCGGGCTCGCGCCCGTCGACGGCGTTGCAGGAGGCGGCCGGACTCGGCTCGACCGGTCAGCTCTACCACCACCTCAAGGCACTGACCGCGGCCGGCGTGGTGGAGCAGGACAGGCGCGGGAGCTACCGGCTGCGCCCGGAGGCGACCGTGCCCGTGCTCGTCCTGCTCACCGCCGCGGCGGACGTGGCCGGTCAGCTCCGCAGCTGA
- a CDS encoding LLM class F420-dependent oxidoreductase codes for MELRVFTEPQQGATYDDLLAVARTAEAAGYGAFFRSDHYLRMGSADGLPGPTDAWITLAGLARETSTIRLGTLVTAATFRHPGPLAIGVAQVDHMSGGRVDFGLGSGWFAEEHAAYGLDFPDIGERFDRYEEQLEIITSLWATPVGETYSFEGKHYTLKDSPALPKPVQARVPVVIGGGGKKRTPALAARYATEFNLPFVPADFAVEQFGRVDEACRAIGRDPGTVTRSVALVVAVGKDDAEVKRRADAIGREVDELKANGLAGTPAEVVDRLGEWRERTGAHRYYLQVLDLSDLAHLELVAAEVAPQLRS; via the coding sequence CTGGAACTGCGCGTCTTCACCGAGCCCCAGCAGGGGGCGACCTACGACGACCTGCTCGCCGTCGCACGGACCGCCGAGGCCGCCGGGTACGGGGCGTTCTTCCGCTCCGACCACTACCTCCGGATGGGGTCGGCCGACGGCCTGCCCGGTCCGACGGACGCGTGGATCACGCTCGCGGGCCTGGCCCGGGAGACCTCGACGATCCGCCTGGGCACGCTCGTGACCGCCGCGACCTTCCGCCACCCCGGTCCGCTGGCGATCGGCGTGGCGCAGGTCGACCACATGTCCGGCGGGCGCGTCGACTTCGGCCTCGGTTCGGGCTGGTTCGCCGAGGAGCACGCCGCGTACGGGCTGGACTTCCCCGACATCGGTGAGCGCTTCGACCGCTACGAGGAGCAGTTGGAGATCATCACGAGCCTGTGGGCCACGCCGGTCGGCGAGACCTACTCGTTCGAGGGCAAGCACTACACGCTCAAGGACTCGCCGGCGCTGCCCAAGCCCGTCCAGGCACGGGTGCCGGTCGTGATCGGCGGTGGCGGCAAGAAGCGGACGCCCGCGCTCGCGGCCCGCTACGCCACCGAGTTCAACCTGCCGTTCGTACCCGCGGACTTCGCCGTCGAGCAGTTCGGCCGGGTCGACGAGGCGTGCCGCGCGATCGGCCGCGACCCGGGGACCGTGACCCGGTCGGTCGCCCTGGTCGTCGCGGTCGGCAAGGACGACGCCGAGGTCAAGCGCCGGGCCGACGCGATCGGCCGCGAGGTCGACGAGTTGAAGGCCAACGGTCTCGCGGGCACGCCCGCCGAGGTCGTCGACCGGCTCGGCGAGTGGCGCGAACGCACCGGCGCGCACCGGTACTACCTCCAGGTGCTGGACCTGTCCGACCTGGCCCACCTGGAGCTGGTCGCGGCCGAGGTCGCCCCTCAGCTGCGGAGCTGA
- the lipA gene encoding lipoyl synthase, with product MTVVPEGRKLLRLEVRNSQTPIEKKPSWIKTKAKMGPEYRELKGLVKREGLHTVCEEAGCPNIYECWEDREATFLIGGEQCTRRCDFCQIDTGKPADLDRDEPRRVAESVQAMGLRYSTVTGVARDDLEDGGAWLYAETVRQIHALNPGTGVELLIPDFNAVPEQLAEVFASRPEVLAHNLETVPRIFKRIRPAFRYERSLEVITAAREAGLVTKSNLILGMGETPDEVTEALADLYDAGCEIITITQYLRPSPRHHPVERWVKPEEFVTHKETAEKIGFSGVMAGPLVRSSYRAGRLYAQAVTKRGDELPENLTHLLQAGEAAQEVTSLLSR from the coding sequence GTGACCGTCGTACCTGAGGGTCGGAAGCTGCTGCGGCTCGAAGTCCGCAACAGTCAAACGCCCATCGAGAAGAAGCCCTCGTGGATCAAGACCAAGGCGAAGATGGGCCCCGAGTACCGGGAACTCAAAGGCCTGGTCAAACGCGAGGGCCTGCACACGGTGTGCGAAGAGGCGGGCTGTCCCAACATCTACGAGTGCTGGGAAGACCGCGAGGCGACGTTCCTCATCGGTGGCGAGCAGTGCACCCGACGCTGCGACTTCTGCCAGATCGACACCGGCAAGCCGGCCGACCTCGACCGCGACGAACCGCGGCGGGTGGCCGAGTCCGTGCAGGCCATGGGCCTGCGCTACTCGACCGTGACCGGCGTGGCGCGTGACGATCTCGAGGACGGCGGCGCGTGGCTGTACGCGGAGACCGTGCGGCAGATCCACGCGCTCAACCCGGGCACCGGCGTGGAACTGCTGATCCCGGACTTCAACGCCGTCCCCGAACAGCTCGCCGAGGTGTTCGCGTCCCGACCGGAGGTGCTGGCCCACAACCTGGAGACCGTGCCCCGGATCTTCAAGCGCATCCGGCCGGCGTTCCGCTACGAGCGGTCGCTGGAGGTGATCACCGCGGCCCGCGAGGCGGGTCTGGTGACCAAGTCGAACCTCATCCTGGGCATGGGCGAGACGCCGGACGAGGTGACCGAGGCGCTGGCCGACCTGTACGACGCGGGCTGCGAGATCATCACGATCACCCAGTACCTGCGCCCGTCGCCCCGGCACCACCCGGTGGAGCGCTGGGTCAAGCCGGAGGAGTTCGTGACGCACAAGGAGACGGCCGAGAAGATCGGCTTCTCCGGCGTCATGGCCGGTCCGCTGGTGCGGTCGTCGTACCGGGCCGGGCGGTTGTACGCGCAGGCCGTGACCAAGCGCGGCGACGAGCTGCCGGAGAACCTGACGCACCTGCTCCAGGCGGGCGAGGCGGCCCAGGAGGTCACCTCCCTGCTGTCCCGCTAG
- a CDS encoding wHTH domain-containing protein has protein sequence MADGAWAADSPLWGLASDADRFGPPVLALARSLDSRRVRAEEVLAGDPWLDPDLAARMASHLAVDFELSGAEAALLVLAPMLHQVRVLEAAAAAVSVGPTSLREPGSADYARFLSGPEQRRLVDRTAARPEAGDGIGWWLFHQWVAGRPDRPAPLATGDRPLQPVLACLDRIEALFHLTPGDLRDDRRRGLEPVRSYLGFGPPQEVREELLGLLLVVARELAIGLTALPITVVEHLGIPNPVRLGELRTTIAEARWEPMEHVGVALLAHCRHEAVLESLRDHVRRTDAVLGAVRDVAVGVEVLKPLRSLPAHASADRIRPAEENGRPVFVVPVTRFRLEESRVRELLMGEQLYGDRSLAIRELYQNALDACRYRKARYDYQAVKHRSRALWEGRITFTQGREDGRYYLRCHDNGVGMGESELREVFSRAGARFADRPEFAEEQARWEAAGVELFPNSRFGIGVLSYFMLADEIEVRTRRMSRDGFDHGQPLRVMIAGPGHLFRIEPVDEDVEPGTTVTLYLRDGDAAPSCVDVLNRLLGLAEFATTATHDDLSAEWEPFRLEARPRGVEDGVTVSGMLVHSEPTEYGQVVWCEGGGGLLVDGIHAEPVHRRGVLSPPPLNSLGSRGAVVNLHHHAAPRLSVDRKSVLDDVSSQVESLLRDAARELVAADPVFLTHEWICDLAVDSPFVADIVTDEIASSGRPVWSAAGPIDMATVGCFPWDWARIRRLDAAGGPARTRFDHAALDEWLLLWRLLAHRGPEVLGVDFPHGRAVRSARPSDAAFLGVGSETTNDPRQVQVSDSTSAGYVLSVAAAYGIEPVVVAQRLAALGIDPGSSFTGGFDDPDRDSRLLSTHVEYRTSSWLDPRTPVSVGRFVYAHVRTGIPVEKLLDLFDRCGFDTRRVRTLPRRITRDDLTLVGVDLERGRPWLPDGHPVSVEHVCAAAAVLRWSPTRVTDRLAELGFSAPRVESLPDWAASATRPVLSCAALPMGGVVEVSQLVRASVLWDVPPREVARRFAEIGIPVPPADLLPDTLDERDRTLLSGTWLRRNTPPGPVRVGLRDLLDLAENTRVPVGEAWTRLAELKFDLPSSVIATQAYDEADRLLMRFSPAGEQRPHWETRRDFGFVLEAAREIGRSAAEIVRRLRRMGLEAPIWSWPDEPLTEIDYHTMGMIRSIRRMPLAGIARVSKKTGGEAVQVAERVRKLGYDVDPVPERLDPFSLALLDCFDRFDRFDMFGLDLRRPVTMRSVLDAALWFEIAPAEVVERLAALGLEVPDLAVELPKLLAKVPLAD, from the coding sequence ATGGCGGACGGGGCGTGGGCGGCGGACAGTCCGCTGTGGGGCCTGGCATCGGACGCGGACCGCTTCGGACCACCGGTCCTGGCCCTGGCCCGCTCGTTGGACTCACGCCGTGTCCGGGCCGAAGAGGTGCTGGCCGGCGACCCCTGGCTCGACCCGGACCTGGCCGCGCGCATGGCGTCGCACCTGGCCGTGGACTTCGAGTTGTCCGGTGCCGAGGCCGCACTGCTGGTGCTGGCGCCGATGTTGCACCAGGTCAGAGTGCTGGAGGCTGCTGCCGCGGCGGTGTCGGTCGGACCCACGTCGTTACGTGAGCCCGGGTCGGCCGACTACGCGCGATTCCTGTCCGGCCCGGAACAACGGCGGCTCGTCGACCGCACGGCGGCACGCCCCGAGGCCGGCGACGGGATCGGCTGGTGGCTGTTCCACCAGTGGGTCGCCGGCCGCCCCGACCGGCCCGCGCCGCTGGCGACCGGTGACCGTCCGCTACAGCCGGTACTGGCCTGCCTCGACCGGATCGAGGCGTTGTTCCACCTCACGCCCGGGGATCTGCGCGACGACCGGCGGCGTGGACTCGAGCCGGTCCGCTCCTACCTCGGCTTCGGGCCGCCGCAGGAGGTGCGTGAGGAGCTGCTCGGCCTGCTCCTGGTCGTGGCCCGTGAGCTGGCGATCGGGCTGACCGCGTTGCCGATCACCGTGGTGGAGCACCTGGGCATCCCGAACCCGGTGCGACTGGGCGAGTTGCGCACGACCATCGCCGAGGCGCGGTGGGAGCCGATGGAGCACGTGGGCGTCGCGCTGTTGGCGCACTGCCGCCACGAAGCCGTGCTGGAGTCCCTGCGGGACCACGTACGCCGGACCGACGCGGTCCTGGGCGCGGTGCGGGACGTGGCCGTCGGCGTGGAGGTCCTCAAGCCGCTTCGGTCTTTGCCCGCCCACGCTTCGGCGGACCGCATCAGGCCCGCCGAGGAGAACGGGCGGCCGGTGTTCGTGGTGCCCGTGACCCGGTTCCGGCTGGAGGAGAGCCGGGTGCGCGAGCTGCTGATGGGGGAGCAGCTCTACGGGGACCGGTCGTTGGCGATCCGCGAGCTGTACCAGAACGCGTTGGACGCGTGCCGTTATCGCAAGGCCCGATACGACTACCAGGCCGTGAAGCACCGGAGCCGGGCGTTGTGGGAGGGCCGGATCACCTTCACCCAGGGCCGCGAGGACGGCCGGTACTACCTGCGGTGCCACGACAACGGCGTGGGGATGGGCGAATCCGAGCTGCGCGAGGTGTTCTCCCGCGCCGGTGCCCGGTTCGCCGACCGGCCCGAGTTCGCCGAGGAGCAGGCCCGGTGGGAGGCGGCGGGGGTGGAGCTGTTCCCCAACAGCCGGTTCGGCATCGGGGTGCTGAGCTACTTCATGCTGGCCGACGAGATCGAGGTCCGTACCCGGCGGATGAGCCGGGACGGGTTCGACCACGGGCAGCCGTTGCGCGTCATGATCGCCGGGCCGGGGCACCTGTTCCGCATCGAGCCGGTGGACGAGGACGTCGAGCCGGGGACGACGGTGACGCTGTACCTGCGGGATGGGGATGCGGCGCCGTCGTGCGTGGACGTGCTGAACCGGTTGTTGGGCCTGGCCGAGTTCGCCACCACGGCGACCCACGACGACCTGTCGGCCGAGTGGGAACCGTTCAGGTTGGAGGCCAGACCCCGTGGTGTCGAGGATGGTGTGACCGTGTCCGGGATGCTCGTGCACAGCGAGCCGACCGAGTACGGGCAGGTGGTGTGGTGTGAAGGGGGCGGTGGGCTCCTGGTCGACGGCATCCACGCGGAACCCGTCCACCGCCGAGGTGTGTTGAGCCCGCCACCGTTGAACAGCCTGGGGTCACGGGGTGCCGTGGTGAACCTGCACCACCACGCGGCCCCCAGACTCAGCGTCGACCGTAAGTCGGTCCTGGACGACGTGTCGTCCCAGGTGGAAAGCCTGCTGCGGGACGCCGCCCGTGAACTGGTCGCGGCCGACCCGGTCTTCCTGACCCACGAGTGGATCTGCGACCTGGCCGTCGACAGTCCCTTCGTCGCGGACATCGTGACCGACGAGATCGCGTCGAGTGGACGACCGGTGTGGTCGGCGGCCGGGCCGATCGACATGGCGACGGTGGGCTGCTTTCCGTGGGACTGGGCCCGAATCCGGCGGTTGGACGCGGCCGGCGGCCCTGCCCGGACGCGCTTCGACCATGCCGCACTGGACGAGTGGCTTCTGCTGTGGCGATTGCTTGCCCACCGAGGCCCCGAGGTGCTTGGTGTGGACTTCCCGCATGGTCGCGCCGTGCGTTCGGCGCGACCATCGGACGCGGCCTTCCTCGGAGTGGGTTCGGAGACGACGAACGACCCGCGCCAGGTGCAGGTGTCGGATTCGACCTCGGCCGGCTACGTGCTGTCGGTGGCCGCGGCCTACGGCATCGAACCCGTGGTCGTGGCGCAGCGGCTCGCCGCGCTGGGCATCGATCCGGGTTCGTCCTTCACCGGCGGGTTCGACGACCCGGACCGGGACTCCCGGCTGCTGTCGACGCATGTCGAGTACCGGACGTCTTCCTGGCTCGACCCCCGGACGCCGGTGTCCGTCGGCCGCTTCGTCTACGCACACGTCCGGACCGGGATCCCGGTCGAGAAGCTCCTCGACCTGTTCGACCGGTGCGGTTTCGACACCCGTCGGGTGCGGACACTGCCGCGACGGATCACGCGTGACGACCTGACCCTGGTCGGAGTCGATCTCGAACGAGGCAGACCCTGGCTCCCGGACGGTCACCCGGTGAGCGTGGAGCACGTCTGTGCCGCAGCGGCCGTACTGCGGTGGTCGCCCACCAGGGTCACGGACAGGCTCGCCGAGCTGGGGTTCTCCGCGCCCCGGGTCGAGTCCCTGCCAGACTGGGCCGCCTCGGCCACCCGTCCGGTCCTGTCGTGCGCGGCGCTGCCGATGGGCGGGGTCGTCGAGGTGTCGCAACTGGTCCGGGCTTCTGTGCTGTGGGACGTGCCACCTCGCGAGGTGGCACGTCGCTTCGCCGAGATCGGCATCCCGGTGCCTCCGGCGGACCTGCTGCCCGACACGCTCGACGAGCGTGATCGGACACTGCTGTCGGGGACGTGGCTGCGGCGGAACACGCCTCCGGGCCCGGTCCGGGTGGGACTGCGTGACCTGCTGGACCTGGCCGAGAACACCCGCGTCCCGGTCGGCGAGGCGTGGACCAGGCTGGCCGAACTCAAGTTCGACCTGCCATCGTCGGTGATCGCCACCCAGGCGTACGACGAGGCCGATCGCCTGCTCATGCGCTTCTCGCCGGCCGGCGAGCAGCGTCCCCATTGGGAAACCAGGCGCGACTTCGGGTTCGTGCTCGAAGCGGCACGGGAGATCGGGCGATCGGCCGCGGAGATCGTCCGTCGCCTGCGCCGGATGGGTCTCGAGGCCCCGATCTGGTCGTGGCCGGACGAGCCGCTGACCGAGATCGACTACCACACGATGGGAATGATCAGGTCGATTCGGCGGATGCCGCTCGCCGGGATCGCGCGCGTGTCCAAGAAGACAGGTGGCGAGGCCGTACAGGTCGCGGAGCGGGTGAGGAAGCTGGGTTACGACGTGGACCCCGTGCCCGAACGGCTCGACCCTTTCAGCCTCGCCCTTCTCGACTGTTTCGACCGGTTCGACCGGTTCGACATGTTCGGACTGGACCTCCGGCGGCCGGTCACGATGCGGTCGGTGCTGGACGCCGCGCTGTGGTTCGAGATCGCGCCGGCCGAGGTGGTGGAGCGGTTGGCCGCCCTCGGGCTGGAGGTGCCGGACCTGGCCGTCGAGCTGCCCAAGCTGCTGGCGAAGGTGCCCCTCGCGGACTAG
- a CDS encoding peroxiredoxin, with product MAVEVGSEAPDFTLNDYNKQAVTLSSFRGERNVLLVFYPFAFSGICTGELCQVRDELATYENENVQVLGVSVDTPFSLKAWAEQQGYQFPLLSDFWPHGDVATKYGVFNEAAGLATRGTFLIDTAGVVRYAEVNAPGEARDQEAWKKAVAALA from the coding sequence ATGGCGGTCGAGGTCGGTTCGGAAGCTCCGGACTTCACGCTCAACGACTACAACAAGCAGGCCGTGACGCTCTCGTCGTTCCGCGGTGAGCGCAACGTGCTGCTCGTGTTCTACCCGTTCGCGTTCAGCGGCATCTGCACGGGCGAACTGTGCCAGGTGCGTGACGAGCTGGCCACGTACGAGAACGAGAACGTGCAGGTCCTCGGCGTGTCCGTGGACACCCCGTTCAGCCTCAAGGCGTGGGCCGAGCAGCAGGGCTACCAGTTCCCGCTGCTGTCGGACTTCTGGCCGCACGGCGACGTCGCGACCAAGTACGGCGTGTTCAACGAGGCGGCCGGGCTCGCGACGCGCGGCACGTTCCTGATCGACACCGCCGGCGTCGTCCGCTACGCCGAGGTCAACGCGCCGGGCGAGGCGCGCGACCAGGAGGCGTGGAAGAAGGCCGTGGCCGCCCTGGCCTGA
- a CDS encoding DUF3052 domain-containing protein: MVAAEDAGKAGVADRLGIEPGNVVQEIGWDEDVDDDLRVAIEERIGGDLLDEDADDVVDVVLLWWRDEDGDLVDGLVDATTPLAEDGVIWVLTPKTGRSGYVEPSDIAEAVSTAGLAQTSNINVSADWSATRLVAPKSVKVKR, encoded by the coding sequence GTGGTGGCCGCGGAAGACGCCGGCAAGGCCGGTGTCGCCGACAGGCTCGGGATCGAACCGGGCAACGTTGTCCAGGAGATCGGCTGGGACGAGGACGTCGACGACGACCTGCGCGTGGCGATCGAAGAGCGGATCGGTGGCGATCTGCTCGACGAGGACGCCGACGACGTCGTGGACGTGGTCCTGCTCTGGTGGCGGGACGAGGACGGCGACCTGGTGGACGGCCTGGTCGACGCGACCACCCCGCTCGCCGAGGACGGCGTGATCTGGGTCCTGACCCCGAAGACGGGACGTTCGGGTTACGTCGAGCCCAGCGACATCGCCGAGGCCGTCTCGACCGCCGGGCTGGCACAGACGTCCAACATCAACGTGAGCGCCGATTGGTCGGCCACGCGGCTGGTCGCCCCGAAGTCGGTCAAGGTCAAGCGCTGA